A stretch of Desulfobacter hydrogenophilus DNA encodes these proteins:
- a CDS encoding transposase: MIQMRPNVRQATIEPLIKATIQPKTVVYTDKHAIYNRLDKWGYGHESVNHGDGEYARDDYGGGFYEVHVSTREGF, translated from the coding sequence GTGATTCAAATGCGCCCCAATGTCCGGCAGGCCACCATTGAGCCTTTGATAAAGGCCACTATACAACCAAAAACAGTGGTCTACACCGATAAGCATGCCATTTATAACCGGTTGGATAAATGGGGTTATGGCCATGAAAGTGTGAATCATGGAGACGGCGAATATGCCAGAGACGATTATGGAGGCGGGTTTTATGAAGTCCATGTGAGTACAAGGGAAGGCTTCTGA
- a CDS encoding transposase, with translation MLEPIMVIPSSNAGRPRKHALQKIINEILYLVHTECQWRDLPDDFPPWSSVYYYFRKFKKNKVWYLAHMKVNIKALIDDVQSYECKECGKYFDDLTGTIFAGHHQPLKMWILCLSFMGLNFSNHQISKELDLNRGDSHNMAAHLRKGVVKESRR, from the coding sequence ATATTAGAACCCATCATGGTAATACCTTCTTCAAATGCAGGGCGACCTCGAAAGCATGCGCTACAAAAAATTATAAACGAGATCCTTTACCTGGTTCATACCGAGTGCCAATGGAGAGACTTGCCGGATGATTTTCCACCATGGTCCAGCGTATATTACTATTTTCGCAAATTTAAAAAGAACAAAGTATGGTATCTGGCTCATATGAAGGTAAATATCAAGGCCCTGATAGATGATGTACAAAGCTATGAATGCAAAGAGTGCGGAAAATACTTCGATGATCTCACCGGAACCATTTTTGCCGGACATCACCAACCCCTCAAAATGTGGATATTGTGCCTTTCTTTCATGGGATTGAATTTTTCCAATCACCAGATTTCCAAAGAGTTGGACCTTAATCGTGGTGATAGTCACAATATGGCTGCTCATCTACGCAAAGGCGTGGTAAAAGAAAGCCGCAGATAA
- a CDS encoding bifunctional hydroxymethylpyrimidine kinase/phosphomethylpyrimidine kinase yields MTSVPVAGRKNLSRVVAFDREDGRFWKVDGTYIPPHYPGTGDAFASVIVGGLLQGDSLPIALDRAVQFVSMAIRSTFGYNYPSREGGLLERVLTNLRAPVTASSYGMME; encoded by the coding sequence ATAACCAGCGTACCTGTAGCAGGGCGAAAGAATTTATCGAGGGTGGTGGCTTTTGACCGTGAAGACGGTCGGTTCTGGAAGGTAGACGGCACCTATATCCCGCCCCACTACCCGGGCACAGGGGATGCCTTTGCCAGTGTTATTGTTGGTGGCCTTTTACAGGGAGACAGCCTTCCTATTGCCCTGGACCGGGCCGTTCAATTTGTATCCATGGCCATACGCTCGACCTTTGGCTACAATTACCCCAGCCGGGAGGGGGGCCTTCTGGAAAGGGTGCTCACAAATTTAAGGGCACCGGTGACTGCCAGCAGTTACGGGATGATGGAATAA
- a CDS encoding plasma-membrane proton-efflux P-type ATPase produces MKSGIDLPKTPESKPNNKDDLKTLPLPEVEKKLGTSPDGLSQAEAEKRLNQYGPNEIEEKKTSLMLKFLSYFWGPIPWMIEVAVILSGVVRHWPDFFIILLLLFANAIVGFWEEHEAGNAIEALKAKLAIKARVKRDGKWVTPPARELVPGDVIRLRIGDIVPADARLLDGDEVEVDQSALTGESLPATRKTGEAVFSGSILRRGEIGALVYATGTNTYFGKTAQLVQEAHSVSHFQKAVLKIGNYLIILAVTLVAVIIGFAIYRGDPILTTLQFALVLTVAAIPVAMPTVLSVTMAVGARLLARKKAIVSKLVAIEELAGVDVLCADKTGTLTQNKLTLGEPFCVGNVSAEDVILNGALASLAEDNDTIDLAVLGGLKDQEPLKDFEVVHFQPFDPVHKRTEATVKGKDGQEFKVTKGAPQVILELSGNTQIKNEVEKAVGDFAERGFRSLGVARADVDGGWHFMGVLPLFDPPREDAKATIATALSMGVNIKMVTGDALAIARETAKKLAMGTDIVDASGLGDVKHDETTEMAESIEKADGFAQVFPEHKFHIVDVLQKRSHIVGMTGDGVNDAPALKKADCGIAVSGATDAARTAADIVLMTPGLSVIIDAIKESRRIFQRMNSYAIYRIAETLRVLLFMTLAILVFNFYPLTAVMIVMLALFNDGAILSIAYDNVHYKNQPEDWHMKMVLGVSTVLGVIGVVSAFVLFYLGERVYHLDRAHIQTLMYLKLSVAGHLTIFLTRTRGPFWSIRPAPILWVAVVGTQIIATLIAVYGFFMTPLGWGWALFVWGYALVWFLINDCLKLLAYRILDPAGGTGDSKK; encoded by the coding sequence ATGAAATCAGGGATAGACCTGCCAAAAACTCCCGAATCGAAACCAAACAACAAGGACGACCTGAAAACCTTACCCCTGCCGGAAGTGGAGAAAAAATTGGGCACTTCGCCGGACGGCCTCAGCCAGGCCGAGGCGGAGAAACGACTGAACCAATATGGGCCGAACGAAATTGAGGAAAAGAAGACCAGTCTGATGCTCAAATTCCTTTCGTATTTCTGGGGACCCATCCCGTGGATGATTGAAGTTGCGGTGATTCTTTCGGGTGTGGTCCGACACTGGCCAGATTTCTTTATCATCCTTCTTTTGTTATTCGCAAATGCAATAGTTGGGTTCTGGGAGGAACACGAAGCGGGCAACGCCATCGAGGCCCTGAAGGCAAAGCTGGCGATCAAGGCCCGGGTAAAACGGGACGGCAAATGGGTCACGCCTCCGGCGCGCGAGCTGGTGCCAGGAGATGTCATCCGTCTGCGGATAGGTGATATTGTGCCAGCTGACGCCCGCTTGCTGGACGGTGATGAGGTGGAGGTGGATCAGTCGGCACTGACAGGTGAGTCCCTACCCGCCACACGTAAAACCGGCGAGGCGGTATTTTCCGGCTCAATCCTCCGCCGTGGGGAAATCGGTGCTTTAGTTTATGCTACCGGCACCAACACCTACTTCGGCAAGACCGCGCAGCTGGTACAGGAGGCTCACTCCGTCAGCCATTTCCAGAAGGCCGTTCTGAAGATCGGCAATTATCTGATCATCCTGGCGGTGACCCTCGTTGCGGTAATCATCGGTTTTGCAATTTACCGCGGTGATCCGATCCTCACGACCCTGCAGTTTGCTTTAGTTTTAACGGTGGCGGCTATTCCGGTGGCCATGCCGACGGTCTTGTCGGTAACCATGGCAGTGGGTGCCCGATTACTGGCACGGAAAAAGGCGATTGTTAGTAAACTGGTTGCAATCGAGGAGCTGGCAGGCGTCGATGTGCTGTGCGCCGACAAGACCGGCACCCTGACCCAGAACAAGTTGACGCTGGGCGAACCGTTTTGTGTTGGCAACGTCTCCGCAGAAGACGTGATCCTGAATGGCGCGCTGGCTTCACTGGCCGAAGACAACGACACCATTGATCTGGCGGTTCTGGGGGGGCTAAAGGATCAGGAACCGCTGAAGGATTTTGAGGTGGTCCATTTTCAGCCCTTTGACCCAGTGCATAAGCGTACCGAGGCTACTGTCAAGGGCAAAGACGGCCAGGAGTTCAAGGTAACCAAAGGTGCACCCCAGGTAATCCTTGAGCTTTCGGGAAATACCCAAATAAAAAATGAGGTTGAGAAGGCGGTAGGTGACTTCGCAGAACGCGGCTTTCGCTCGCTGGGTGTGGCAAGGGCAGACGTTGACGGTGGGTGGCATTTTATGGGCGTGCTGCCCCTGTTCGATCCACCCCGGGAAGATGCCAAGGCCACCATCGCCACAGCGTTGTCCATGGGCGTAAATATTAAGATGGTCACAGGCGATGCCCTGGCCATCGCCCGTGAAACCGCCAAGAAGCTGGCAATGGGCACTGACATTGTCGATGCCTCCGGCTTGGGTGATGTCAAGCATGATGAGACCACAGAGATGGCTGAGTCCATTGAAAAGGCCGACGGCTTTGCTCAGGTTTTTCCCGAACATAAGTTTCACATCGTCGATGTTTTGCAAAAACGTAGCCACATTGTCGGTATGACAGGTGACGGGGTGAACGATGCCCCGGCGCTGAAAAAAGCGGACTGCGGCATCGCGGTATCGGGCGCTACAGATGCGGCGCGGACTGCGGCGGACATCGTACTGATGACGCCCGGTCTGTCGGTTATCATTGACGCCATCAAGGAGAGCCGCCGAATCTTCCAGCGGATGAATAGCTATGCCATCTACCGTATCGCCGAGACGCTGCGGGTGCTGCTGTTCATGACGCTTGCTATCCTGGTCTTCAACTTTTATCCGTTGACGGCGGTGATGATCGTAATGCTGGCGCTCTTCAACGACGGCGCCATCCTCTCTATCGCCTATGACAATGTCCACTATAAGAATCAGCCTGAGGACTGGCACATGAAGATGGTACTCGGTGTTTCCACGGTTCTCGGCGTTATTGGCGTGGTCTCCGCCTTTGTTCTGTTCTATCTCGGCGAGCGCGTCTATCACCTGGACCGGGCACATATCCAGACACTGATGTATCTGAAACTATCCGTGGCCGGACACCTGACGATCTTTCTGACCCGTACTCGCGGTCCATTCTGGTCCATACGACCTGCGCCGATTTTATGGGTGGCAGTGGTCGGCACCCAGATCATTGCAACTTTGATCGCGGTCTACGGATTTTTTATGACGCCCCTGGGTTGGGGCTGGGCACTGTTTGTCTGGGGTTATGCGCTGGTTTGGTTCCTGATCAATGATTGCCTGAAACTGCTCGCCTATCGAATACTTGACCCGGCAGGCGGAACAGGAGATTCGAAAAAATGA
- the glgP gene encoding alpha-glucan family phosphorylase has protein sequence MSEQTRVSHPLYNLLPTEIEGFDSLAELALDMSWSWNHATDEVWRKLDPELWEITHNPWVVLQTVSRDRIEGVLADPVFRKNVDTLVQKRKQEDAAPAWFQQQHQKSPLTCVAYFSMEFMLSEALPIYSGGLGNVAGDQLKAASDLGVPVVGVGLLYQQGYFRQVIDRDGSQQALFPYNDPGQLPITPLRRPNGEWLRFEIVLPGYSVWLRAWQVQVGRVKLYLLDSNDAANYPAHRGITSELYGGGPELRLKQELLLGIGGWRLLGALGLRPEVCHLNEGHAAFAVLERTRSFMKESGQPFEVALAATRAGNLFTTHTAVTAGFDRFTPVLIEDYLGAYAKDKLGITTQDLLALGRRDPHDASENFNMAYLAIRGSGSINGVSRLHGKVSRHLFAPLFPRWPVEEVPVGHVTNGVHAPSWDSAPADNLWTEACGKDRWMNTMEDLEQNIRQVSDAKLWDFRLAAGKSLVAYARERLSRQLALAGMSAKTVAKARHLFDPGTLTLGFARRFATYKRPNLLLHDPERLLRLLSNPKRPVQLIIAGKAHPEDLAGQAMIREWIRFIHRPDVRAHIVFLSDYDMLLSEQLVQGVDVWINTPRRPWEACGTSGMKVLVNGGLNLSELDGWWAEAYTPEVGWALGDGLEHGDNPAWDALEADALYDLLEQKVIPEFYTRDENGIPTAWVARMRESMATLTSRFSANRAVREYTKYYYLPAAASHHLRTADKGESSKRMVDWRRSLEQSWAMVRFGEVKVETHGGQHLFQVQVSLGDLNPDAVEVELYADGSNGDKPVRQQMKRVRQLVGAVSGYTYGAAVSARRPQTDYTARIIPYSEGASVPLEDAHILWQR, from the coding sequence ATGAGCGAACAGACCCGTGTCAGCCACCCCCTCTATAACCTGCTCCCCACAGAAATCGAGGGCTTTGATTCCCTGGCCGAACTGGCTCTCGATATGAGCTGGTCTTGGAACCACGCAACCGACGAGGTGTGGCGAAAACTCGATCCCGAACTCTGGGAAATTACGCATAACCCCTGGGTTGTTCTGCAGACGGTCTCCCGTGACCGGATTGAGGGCGTATTGGCCGATCCTGTTTTTCGCAAAAATGTGGATACCCTTGTGCAGAAAAGAAAGCAGGAGGATGCTGCTCCAGCCTGGTTTCAGCAGCAGCATCAAAAGAGTCCGCTGACCTGTGTCGCCTATTTCAGCATGGAATTCATGTTGAGCGAGGCCCTACCCATCTACTCCGGCGGGCTCGGCAATGTCGCCGGCGATCAACTCAAGGCGGCAAGCGATCTGGGGGTACCGGTGGTCGGCGTCGGACTCCTCTATCAGCAGGGTTATTTCCGCCAAGTGATTGACAGAGACGGGTCGCAACAGGCCCTGTTCCCATATAATGATCCCGGTCAGCTCCCAATCACTCCTCTGCGCCGGCCCAACGGCGAGTGGTTGCGTTTCGAGATTGTTCTGCCTGGGTATTCTGTCTGGCTGCGGGCCTGGCAGGTTCAGGTGGGCAGGGTAAAGCTGTATCTGCTGGACAGCAACGATGCGGCCAACTACCCAGCTCATCGCGGGATTACCAGTGAGCTCTATGGCGGCGGGCCGGAACTGCGTCTCAAACAGGAACTGCTTCTCGGGATCGGTGGCTGGAGATTGCTTGGGGCCCTTGGTCTTAGGCCGGAAGTCTGTCATCTTAATGAAGGGCATGCCGCCTTTGCTGTTCTGGAGCGCACCCGCAGTTTCATGAAGGAGTCGGGCCAGCCCTTTGAGGTCGCCCTGGCAGCCACCCGGGCAGGCAACCTGTTCACCACCCACACAGCAGTAACCGCGGGCTTTGACCGTTTCACTCCGGTTCTGATCGAGGACTATCTCGGCGCGTATGCCAAGGACAAGCTCGGCATCACCACCCAAGATCTGTTGGCTCTGGGACGAAGGGATCCGCACGACGCCTCGGAAAATTTCAATATGGCCTATCTGGCAATCCGGGGGAGCGGCTCGATTAACGGCGTGAGTCGCCTGCACGGCAAAGTCAGCCGTCACCTCTTTGCGCCTCTCTTTCCCCGCTGGCCAGTGGAGGAAGTGCCTGTCGGACATGTAACCAACGGAGTCCACGCACCAAGCTGGGATTCGGCTCCGGCCGACAACCTCTGGACGGAGGCCTGTGGGAAAGATCGATGGATGAACACAATGGAAGATCTGGAACAGAACATTCGCCAGGTCTCCGATGCAAAGCTCTGGGATTTTCGTCTTGCCGCCGGCAAGTCTCTCGTTGCCTATGCCCGTGAGCGTTTGTCACGACAATTAGCCCTCGCCGGCATGTCTGCCAAAACAGTCGCCAAGGCCAGACATCTCTTTGATCCGGGAACCTTGACTCTGGGCTTTGCCCGTCGATTTGCAACCTATAAGCGCCCCAACCTGCTGCTGCACGATCCGGAACGACTACTTCGACTGCTCTCCAATCCAAAGCGGCCGGTACAACTGATCATTGCCGGCAAGGCCCATCCGGAAGACCTGGCCGGGCAGGCCATGATCCGGGAATGGATACGCTTTATCCACCGACCAGATGTACGGGCCCATATTGTTTTTTTGAGCGACTACGACATGCTGTTATCGGAGCAGCTGGTGCAAGGGGTCGACGTCTGGATCAACACGCCAAGGAGACCCTGGGAGGCATGTGGCACCAGCGGCATGAAAGTCCTCGTCAACGGCGGTCTCAACCTCTCCGAACTTGACGGTTGGTGGGCCGAAGCCTACACCCCCGAGGTAGGGTGGGCGCTTGGAGATGGCCTTGAGCATGGGGATAATCCGGCCTGGGATGCACTTGAGGCGGACGCACTCTACGACCTGCTTGAACAAAAGGTGATTCCGGAATTTTATACCCGGGATGAAAACGGCATTCCCACCGCCTGGGTAGCACGTATGCGGGAGAGCATGGCGACCTTGACGTCGCGTTTCTCGGCCAACCGCGCGGTTCGTGAATACACCAAGTACTACTATCTCCCGGCTGCTGCATCTCATCACTTGCGTACTGCCGATAAAGGCGAAAGCAGCAAACGAATGGTCGATTGGCGTCGGAGTCTGGAGCAGAGCTGGGCCATGGTGCGTTTCGGCGAAGTGAAGGTAGAAACGCACGGGGGTCAACACCTCTTTCAGGTTCAGGTTTCTCTTGGTGATCTCAATCCGGATGCCGTAGAGGTAGAGCTTTATGCGGATGGAAGCAACGGTGACAAACCGGTACGGCAACAGATGAAGCGTGTTCGTCAGCTGGTTGGAGCGGTCAGTGGCTATACCTACGGTGCTGCTGTGTCTGCAAGACGCCCGCAAACCGATTATACGGCACGAATCATACCGTACAGCGAAGGTGCTTCGGTTCCTCTTGAGGACGCACATATTTTATGGCAGCGGTGA
- a CDS encoding sigma-54-dependent transcriptional regulator, with the protein MAKILIIDDDEDICYSLSRLVRHMNHEADCATTLQEGLEKVKSEDIDVLFLDIRMPDGNGLDILPQLQALPDAPEVIISTGYADADGAELAIKSGAWDYIEKTASIKAIRLALSRALQYRKEKKAAPLADVVMALQHENIIGDSPQIRSCLDMVAQAALSDINVLITGETGTGKELFAQAIHNNSARSKNSLVVVDCAALPDTLVESLLFGHLKGSFTGADKDRNGLIRQADGGTLFLDEVGELPLSLQKAFLRVLQEHRFRPIGSKSEIKSDFRLVAATNRNLESMVTEGTFRKDLLYRISAFTLNLPALKERPADIKALARFHSDRLCERTGIAPKGFSSDFFDVLAAYSWPGNIRELINTMDRTLTAARYEPTLFPKHLPPQIRIQAVRQSVAHPHQPAEEKPTDTNFKIFPPLQDFREAIYTQAEQQYLADLMDITDGNIKEAIRISGLSQSRLYTLLKKHNIKRHL; encoded by the coding sequence ATGGCCAAAATTCTCATTATTGACGATGACGAAGATATCTGCTACTCACTATCCCGCCTCGTCCGGCACATGAATCATGAAGCCGATTGTGCGACAACTCTGCAGGAAGGTCTGGAAAAAGTAAAATCTGAAGACATTGACGTATTGTTTCTCGATATTCGTATGCCTGATGGCAATGGACTGGACATATTACCGCAACTCCAAGCCCTTCCCGATGCACCTGAAGTGATCATCAGTACTGGATACGCTGACGCCGACGGGGCCGAATTAGCCATAAAAAGTGGTGCCTGGGACTACATCGAAAAAACCGCCTCGATCAAAGCTATTCGTCTTGCTCTCTCCCGGGCCCTGCAATACCGGAAGGAAAAGAAGGCCGCGCCTCTTGCCGATGTCGTGATGGCCCTCCAACATGAGAACATTATTGGGGATAGCCCTCAAATCCGTTCCTGTTTGGATATGGTGGCCCAGGCAGCCTTGAGTGATATCAACGTGCTGATTACTGGTGAGACCGGTACCGGCAAGGAATTGTTCGCCCAGGCTATTCATAATAACAGTGCGCGCTCAAAAAACAGTTTAGTCGTGGTGGATTGTGCTGCCTTGCCCGATACACTGGTGGAAAGCCTGTTATTCGGCCATCTCAAAGGAAGCTTTACCGGTGCCGATAAGGATCGCAATGGATTGATCCGACAGGCTGATGGGGGGACGCTGTTTCTGGATGAAGTGGGTGAATTGCCCTTATCTCTTCAGAAAGCATTTTTACGCGTTCTCCAGGAACATCGCTTTCGACCTATTGGTAGTAAATCCGAAATTAAAAGTGATTTTCGTCTGGTCGCGGCCACCAATCGGAATCTTGAATCCATGGTGACCGAGGGAACGTTTCGGAAAGATCTACTTTACCGCATCAGCGCCTTTACCCTCAATCTGCCGGCGTTAAAGGAGCGGCCCGCCGACATCAAAGCGCTGGCAAGATTTCACTCTGACCGTCTCTGTGAACGTACGGGTATTGCCCCCAAGGGGTTTTCGTCTGATTTTTTTGATGTTCTGGCAGCCTACAGCTGGCCGGGAAACATCCGGGAATTAATTAACACCATGGATCGTACTTTGACTGCAGCCCGTTACGAACCAACCTTATTTCCCAAGCACCTGCCGCCCCAAATTCGTATTCAGGCGGTTCGCCAGTCAGTGGCCCATCCCCATCAGCCGGCAGAAGAGAAGCCGACCGACACCAACTTTAAAATTTTCCCCCCGTTGCAGGATTTCCGTGAAGCCATCTACACCCAGGCCGAACAACAGTATCTCGCCGACTTAATGGATATTACAGACGGAAATATCAAAGAAGCCATCCGCATATCCGGCCTGTCCCAGTCCCGTCTGTACACCCTACTGAAAAAGCATAATATAAAAAGACATTTATAA
- a CDS encoding GAF domain-containing protein, with protein sequence MASLRKTNRILRTLNECSHTLIRAKDEFELMQDICRIVVELGGYRLAWIGSAEDNQEQRVRPVVHRGYEKDYLKLFNMTWTNTQRRREPTGSAIRNSAPSVFQNILTNPNYEVWRKEALKRGYASAAALPLKKKDKPFGALSICAAEPNAFGKDELQLLEELAGVIRTALENETKTPAQEH encoded by the coding sequence GTGGCATCATTGCGTAAAACGAATCGAATACTAAGAACGCTGAATGAGTGCAGCCACACGTTAATCCGTGCCAAGGATGAATTTGAACTCATGCAGGACATCTGTCGGATTGTTGTGGAATTAGGGGGATACCGCTTGGCCTGGATTGGTTCTGCCGAAGACAACCAAGAACAGAGAGTACGACCAGTGGTGCACAGGGGATATGAAAAAGATTATCTAAAATTATTTAATATGACCTGGACCAACACCCAAAGGAGACGAGAGCCAACCGGCAGCGCCATTCGAAATAGCGCACCAAGCGTTTTTCAGAATATTCTCACCAATCCGAATTATGAAGTTTGGCGGAAAGAGGCGCTTAAAAGGGGTTATGCGTCGGCTGCCGCACTGCCGTTGAAAAAAAAGGATAAGCCGTTTGGTGCCCTGAGTATCTGTGCAGCAGAACCCAATGCCTTTGGTAAAGATGAACTTCAGCTGCTTGAGGAACTCGCCGGGGTGATCCGCACCGCCCTGGAAAATGAAACGAAAACACCAGCACAGGAACATTAA
- a CDS encoding YitT family protein: MNMDQSFEQVKRHELKSLHNSAVSHAIGQVLLNLLLLTLGSILCAISINGILIPNGFLSSGLAGLVLILHYLFPFLPVSTLYFLLNIPIFALGWEFVGRRFFFYSLAGMTIFSGSLAWSHVLFPVQDMLCSALLAGILSGVGGGITLKSLGSGGGTDILSVALLKRFSVRLGTTALAFNCMILLVGALFFPLEKVLYTLIYIYVSARILNLVVTGLSQRKAVMIVSNLGDAISRKILEETKHGVTILHGQGAYSGRDEKVLYTVVNFRELSRIKRLIRQIDPQAFMVVSDTLEVMGRRIGNQPQY; the protein is encoded by the coding sequence ATGAATATGGATCAGAGTTTTGAGCAGGTTAAACGACATGAGCTGAAATCCCTGCATAACAGTGCCGTTTCACACGCTATAGGGCAGGTGCTGTTGAACCTGCTGCTGCTCACTTTGGGAAGTATTTTATGTGCCATCTCTATCAATGGGATTTTGATCCCCAATGGTTTCCTCAGTTCAGGCCTTGCGGGGTTGGTTCTTATCCTGCATTACCTGTTTCCATTTCTGCCGGTTTCGACTCTCTATTTTCTCTTGAATATTCCTATTTTTGCTTTGGGGTGGGAATTTGTGGGACGACGCTTTTTCTTTTACAGCCTGGCCGGCATGACAATTTTTTCAGGTTCTCTGGCGTGGTCCCATGTTTTGTTTCCGGTTCAGGATATGCTTTGCAGTGCCTTGCTGGCGGGAATTTTATCAGGTGTCGGAGGGGGTATCACCTTGAAGTCACTGGGATCAGGTGGTGGCACCGATATTCTATCTGTAGCCTTGCTCAAGCGGTTTTCCGTGCGCCTGGGAACCACCGCACTGGCTTTCAACTGCATGATATTGCTGGTAGGCGCCTTGTTTTTTCCCCTGGAAAAAGTCCTTTATACCTTGATATATATCTACGTATCTGCCCGTATCCTCAATCTGGTGGTCACTGGTTTAAGTCAAAGAAAGGCGGTAATGATCGTATCCAACCTCGGAGATGCAATATCCCGCAAAATTTTGGAGGAGACCAAGCATGGTGTGACAATTTTGCATGGTCAAGGCGCTTATTCGGGTCGAGATGAAAAAGTCCTGTATACCGTCGTCAATTTCCGAGAATTGTCACGGATAAAACGACTCATCCGCCAGATAGACCCGCAGGCCTTTATGGTAGTCAGCGATACACTGGAGGTGATGGGCCGGCGGATTGGTAATCAGCCCCAATATTAG
- a CDS encoding FmdB family zinc ribbon protein: MPIYEFKCPNNTITEKFVKMDTKEIVCPMCHQKAKKILSSCSFRLKGGGWFADGYSHGKGAKKVKPSGG, from the coding sequence ATGCCAATCTATGAATTCAAGTGTCCCAACAACACCATCACAGAAAAGTTTGTGAAGATGGACACAAAAGAAATTGTGTGTCCAATGTGTCATCAAAAAGCTAAAAAGATACTATCCTCCTGTTCCTTTAGATTAAAAGGGGGGGGATGGTTTGCCGATGGTTATTCCCATGGAAAAGGAGCTAAAAAGGTCAAACCCTCAGGGGGATGA
- a CDS encoding cation diffusion facilitator family transporter, with protein MHGGLGTAKLLSPGQTVPRYVGSPFSRYELRQGKKIGSPSLIADAKHIRTDMLSSSVILAGLVGAWFGLDLDRMAAILVVLFVFKAGAGIFVDAFRVLLDASLDFETMDRVKTIILKDPRVVLINSLWGRNSGRYKFIEADIVIKARNLEKASAVSRAIEGEIKKQVFHVDHILIHYEPQKKETRTLAVPLNDDMQGLSEHFGDAPYFYIATVRDRDGTLLSEAYHRNPFAGEEKGKGIKVSEWLLEDGIDTVYTPKGFKGKGPGYVFSDAGVDVIVTRDRSLKDIRGNSQKGEDSSDLII; from the coding sequence ATTCATGGAGGCTTAGGTACTGCAAAACTCTTATCTCCGGGTCAAACTGTCCCGCGTTATGTCGGTAGCCCCTTCTCTCGATACGAGCTTCGTCAGGGAAAAAAGATCGGCTCCCCGAGTCTGATAGCTGATGCCAAACATATTCGGACAGACATGTTGTCATCTTCCGTGATCCTGGCCGGACTTGTGGGAGCGTGGTTTGGTCTGGATTTAGACAGGATGGCGGCAATCCTGGTCGTCTTATTCGTTTTCAAGGCCGGGGCCGGCATTTTTGTTGATGCCTTTCGGGTCCTGCTGGATGCTTCGCTTGATTTTGAGACCATGGATAGAGTAAAAACCATCATCCTAAAGGACCCCAGAGTAGTTTTAATCAACAGTCTCTGGGGAAGAAATTCCGGTCGTTACAAGTTTATTGAGGCCGATATCGTCATCAAGGCCAGAAATCTTGAAAAAGCCTCTGCGGTTAGCCGCGCAATCGAGGGGGAAATCAAAAAGCAGGTTTTCCATGTGGATCATATCCTGATCCATTATGAACCTCAAAAAAAAGAGACCCGCACCCTGGCTGTTCCATTAAATGATGACATGCAGGGACTCTCCGAGCATTTTGGAGATGCGCCTTACTTTTATATTGCCACGGTCAGGGACCGTGACGGCACCCTTCTTTCGGAGGCATACCACCGCAATCCTTTTGCTGGAGAGGAGAAGGGTAAAGGGATCAAAGTCAGCGAGTGGCTCCTCGAAGACGGCATAGATACTGTCTACACACCTAAAGGGTTTAAAGGAAAAGGGCCCGGTTATGTCTTTTCGGATGCTGGCGTGGATGTTATTGTGACCAGGGATAGGAGCCTTAAAGATATCCGGGGAAATTCTCAAAAAGGAGAGGATTCTTCTGATTTGATCATATGA
- a CDS encoding Hsp20/alpha crystallin family protein, translated as MSLIKYKPLREMELFRKEMNDLFSDFFSEGALAQSFGKDWTPSADISETKGAVIVKAELPGVDAKDIQVTLSGNLLTIRGERKEEKEEKTEQRHYSERYYGEFQRSFQLPAKIQEDKVTTTFDKGVLKITLPKTEESKTKELKIEVK; from the coding sequence ATGAGTCTCATTAAATACAAACCACTCAGAGAAATGGAACTCTTTCGTAAAGAGATGAATGATCTGTTCAGTGATTTTTTTAGTGAAGGGGCGCTTGCTCAATCCTTTGGCAAGGACTGGACACCCTCGGCAGACATTTCCGAGACGAAAGGCGCTGTCATTGTCAAAGCCGAACTGCCCGGTGTGGACGCCAAGGACATTCAAGTCACCCTTTCAGGTAACCTTCTGACCATTCGGGGAGAAAGAAAGGAAGAAAAAGAAGAGAAAACGGAACAGCGGCATTACTCTGAAAGGTATTATGGCGAGTTTCAGCGTTCCTTCCAGCTTCCGGCCAAGATTCAGGAGGACAAGGTGACAACAACCTTTGACAAAGGGGTGTTGAAGATCACGCTGCCAAAAACCGAGGAATCTAAGACAAAAGAACTTAAAATTGAAGTGAAGTAA